A portion of the Sulfurospirillum diekertiae genome contains these proteins:
- the nuoK gene encoding NADH-quinone oxidoreductase subunit NuoK: MITLTHYLVLAGILFSIGLVGVMRRTNLLMLFFSTEILLNAINVGFVAVSKYYGDLTGQMFAFFIIAVAASEVAVGLGLLILWYKRNGSVDLNNLQTMKG; encoded by the coding sequence ATGATCACCTTAACACATTACCTTGTATTAGCAGGTATTTTATTTTCCATTGGGCTTGTCGGTGTGATGCGACGAACCAACCTTTTAATGCTTTTCTTCTCAACAGAGATTTTATTGAATGCCATTAATGTTGGCTTTGTAGCAGTTTCAAAATACTATGGAGATCTTACCGGACAAATGTTCGCTTTTTTTATTATTGCGGTTGCCGCAAGTGAAGTAGCTGTTGGTCTTGGACTTCTGATTTTGTGGTATAAACGCAACGGTTCAGTAGATCTTAATAACCTTCAGACGATGAAAGGCTAG
- a CDS encoding NADH-quinone oxidoreductase subunit M, producing the protein MEHILSLLVFFPAMAGLLGFLVTKESIRAYGISVSAIEFFLSIVLWIGFDGSNAGYQFVEYYPFVPSFGMSYYLGVDGISLFLIILSTFITMIAFIALSIKNEIKNLIISVLFLEMTMVGVFVILDVIWFYAFWELSLVPMLYIIGAWGSVNRVYAAIKFFLYTFAGSVLMLVGILYMGFLYHEATGIWSFALPDWYLLQVPFETQLWLFGAFFLAFAIKVPMFPFHTWLPYAHGQAPTIGSIILAAVLLKMGSYGFVRFSLPLFPDASAYFLIPVATICIIMVIYAAMIAYAQEDMKQVIAYSSISHMGIVILGTFAMNAEGITGSIFLMLSHGIVSGALFMLVGVIYDRRHTKMMRDFGGLASVMPNFATIYGIMLMASVGLPLTIGFVGEFLSLAGFYRINWMMTLFAGTGIILGAIYMLVLYRKSFFGPVVHEENKTLNDLNGKELTALIPLVALVAILGVYPKPVLNVIDMSVQKMLVLMEQKAVEQTTKDLIIKANTIGGTH; encoded by the coding sequence ATGGAACATATTTTATCGCTTCTTGTATTTTTTCCAGCGATGGCAGGACTCTTAGGCTTTTTGGTCACAAAAGAGAGTATTAGGGCGTATGGCATTAGTGTGAGTGCCATTGAATTTTTTCTTTCCATCGTTTTATGGATTGGCTTTGATGGTTCAAACGCAGGCTATCAGTTTGTGGAGTATTACCCTTTTGTACCAAGTTTTGGTATGAGTTATTATCTTGGTGTGGATGGCATTTCGCTTTTCTTGATTATTTTATCAACGTTTATTACGATGATTGCATTCATAGCGCTAAGTATTAAAAATGAGATTAAGAATTTAATTATCTCCGTTCTTTTCTTAGAAATGACGATGGTTGGTGTTTTCGTAATCTTAGATGTTATTTGGTTTTATGCCTTTTGGGAGCTCTCATTAGTACCAATGCTCTATATTATTGGTGCATGGGGAAGTGTAAATCGTGTGTATGCTGCTATTAAGTTTTTCCTCTATACCTTTGCAGGTTCTGTTTTGATGCTGGTTGGCATCTTATATATGGGCTTTTTATACCACGAAGCAACAGGTATTTGGAGTTTTGCTCTTCCTGATTGGTATTTATTGCAAGTTCCATTTGAAACACAATTATGGCTCTTTGGAGCATTTTTCCTAGCCTTTGCAATTAAAGTACCTATGTTTCCATTTCATACGTGGTTACCCTACGCGCACGGTCAAGCTCCAACGATAGGCTCTATTATTCTAGCGGCGGTTCTTTTGAAAATGGGAAGTTACGGTTTTGTTCGCTTTTCACTTCCCCTTTTCCCAGATGCGTCGGCCTATTTTTTAATACCTGTGGCAACGATCTGTATCATTATGGTAATTTATGCTGCGATGATTGCCTATGCCCAAGAAGATATGAAACAAGTCATTGCATACAGTTCCATCTCACATATGGGCATCGTGATACTAGGAACATTTGCAATGAATGCAGAAGGTATTACTGGCTCCATTTTTCTGATGCTCAGCCACGGTATTGTGAGTGGTGCACTGTTTATGCTAGTAGGCGTTATTTATGATCGCCGCCATACAAAAATGATGCGTGATTTTGGTGGACTTGCGTCGGTAATGCCAAATTTTGCAACAATTTACGGCATTATGCTTATGGCTTCAGTAGGGCTTCCTTTGACAATTGGCTTTGTTGGCGAATTTTTATCCTTAGCAGGATTCTACCGTATCAATTGGATGATGACACTTTTTGCAGGAACGGGTATTATCTTAGGGGCTATTTATATGTTGGTTCTTTATAGAAAATCCTTTTTTGGTCCAGTGGTTCATGAAGAGAATAAAACGCTTAACGATCTAAATGGTAAAGAGCTTACGGCATTGATTCCTCTAGTAGCGCTTGTAGCAATTTTAGGTGTTTATCCAAAACCGGTTTTAAATGTCATTGATATGAGTGTACAAAAAATGCTTGTTTTAATGGAACAAAAAGCGGTGGAACAAACAACAAAAGATCTTATCATTAAAGCCAATACTATAGGAGGAACACACTAA
- the nuoH gene encoding NADH-quinone oxidoreductase subunit NuoH produces MLETAVVVETIVKAVIVVSIVAAMAGFATFIERKVLAFMQRRLGPMNVGPYGLLQLAADGIKLFTKEDIIPQNAVKPIFMIAPVIAAVTAFVAMAAVPYFPEFTLFGYVIHPIISDINVALLYVMGVASVGIYGPLLAGMSSANKWSLLGAARAVVQMLSFEVVSGLSVLAPIMLIGSLSLIDINDYQVGGMSHWLIWKQPLAFILFAMSGFMETNRAPFDTIEFEAEVVAGYATEYSGMRWGLFFIGEYANMITISVLVSIVFMGGYNPIWFIPGSLAMLVKVSLWIFLFLWVRAAWPHIRPDQLMWVCWKVLMPLAVVNILITGFVLI; encoded by the coding sequence ATGCTTGAAACAGCCGTTGTGGTTGAAACCATTGTCAAAGCCGTAATCGTTGTGTCCATTGTGGCAGCTATGGCAGGATTTGCAACGTTTATTGAGCGAAAAGTCTTAGCCTTTATGCAACGACGTCTTGGACCTATGAATGTGGGACCATATGGTTTGTTACAACTTGCCGCCGATGGTATTAAGCTCTTCACCAAAGAAGACATTATTCCTCAAAATGCAGTTAAGCCCATCTTTATGATTGCGCCTGTCATTGCAGCAGTCACAGCATTCGTAGCAATGGCTGCAGTGCCTTATTTCCCAGAATTTACGCTTTTTGGCTATGTGATTCATCCGATTATCTCAGACATTAACGTAGCGCTTCTTTATGTTATGGGTGTGGCATCGGTGGGAATTTATGGACCGCTACTTGCTGGTATGAGCAGTGCCAACAAATGGTCACTTTTAGGTGCTGCACGTGCCGTAGTACAGATGCTTTCGTTTGAAGTCGTGAGTGGTTTGTCGGTACTTGCTCCAATTATGCTGATAGGTTCTCTTTCTTTAATCGATATCAATGACTATCAAGTCGGGGGCATGAGCCATTGGCTGATTTGGAAACAACCTCTAGCCTTTATTCTTTTTGCAATGTCAGGATTTATGGAAACGAATCGTGCACCCTTTGATACAATAGAATTTGAAGCTGAAGTCGTAGCGGGCTATGCAACGGAGTATTCAGGAATGCGTTGGGGTCTCTTTTTTATTGGAGAATATGCCAATATGATTACGATTTCGGTACTCGTAAGTATCGTCTTTATGGGTGGTTACAATCCGATTTGGTTTATCCCTGGTTCTCTTGCAATGCTCGTGAAAGTTTCTCTATGGATTTTTCTTTTCTTGTGGGTAAGAGCAGCATGGCCACACATTAGACCCGATCAATTGATGTGGGTCTGTTGGAAAGTGTTGATGCCTTTAGCCGTAGTCAATATCTTGATTACGGGCTTTGTGCTGATTTAG
- the nuoN gene encoding NADH-quinone oxidoreductase subunit NuoN: MLEPISIDMASLNLPALLPMAILTIGALAVICIDLAVKGLNRSFLTMFTILFIILDCGAVLGYNGPARGFFDVMLVDGISIIAQVIILVASAFFLPLSLSHRHFKEFRMAEFYALFMFMIVGFQFMVVSDNLILIFIGLETSSLALYTLIAMHNRAKVFEAAIKYFTMGALAASFYGVSALIFYALTGSVEINQIEKILMQREFEPLIGVLAATVFMLGALGFKLSLVPSHTWTPDVYEGSSAPLAGYMSVVPKIAGFVVAIRLFEMLVSSGVVWLENILYITVVLTMTLANLTALVQDDVKRMLAFSSISHAGFMMAAILIGTTQANTALFLYWILFMFTNLGAFTMLWIVRHPKNLWDERYQHPYAKFSGLVKIMPTTATIMGIFMFALAGMPPFSVFWGKLYLISAAINSEYISLAIIIVLNSAIAIYYYMKLVIYMFLKDPDPVRADAALYATNASTPLKVIVGVAAIITMFAIVFVEPLLIIITKYVTASGF, from the coding sequence ATGTTAGAGCCTATTTCGATTGATATGGCAAGCCTCAATCTCCCAGCACTTCTTCCTATGGCAATTTTAACGATAGGAGCCCTTGCCGTTATTTGTATTGATTTGGCGGTCAAAGGGTTAAACCGTAGTTTTTTAACAATGTTTACAATTCTTTTCATCATATTAGATTGTGGTGCCGTTCTTGGTTATAATGGACCAGCGCGTGGCTTTTTTGATGTAATGCTTGTCGATGGTATCTCCATTATTGCACAAGTGATTATTCTTGTTGCATCAGCTTTTTTCTTACCTCTTTCGCTTAGTCATCGACATTTTAAAGAATTTAGAATGGCAGAGTTTTATGCTCTCTTCATGTTTATGATTGTAGGTTTCCAATTTATGGTGGTAAGTGATAACCTTATATTGATTTTTATCGGTCTTGAAACTTCAAGCCTTGCTCTTTACACTTTGATAGCAATGCACAATCGTGCAAAAGTATTTGAGGCAGCTATTAAATATTTCACCATGGGAGCATTAGCCGCAAGTTTTTACGGTGTTTCAGCGCTTATCTTTTATGCCTTAACTGGCAGTGTTGAGATTAATCAAATTGAAAAAATTTTAATGCAAAGAGAGTTTGAACCACTTATTGGTGTCCTTGCAGCAACCGTGTTTATGTTAGGGGCGCTTGGATTTAAACTTTCCCTTGTGCCGTCCCATACATGGACACCCGATGTTTATGAAGGGAGCTCAGCTCCACTCGCAGGATATATGTCTGTTGTACCAAAAATTGCAGGTTTTGTTGTTGCTATACGTTTGTTTGAAATGCTGGTAAGCTCAGGCGTTGTTTGGTTAGAGAACATTTTATATATCACTGTTGTTTTAACAATGACACTTGCAAACTTGACAGCACTGGTGCAAGATGATGTCAAAAGAATGCTAGCATTTAGCTCTATTTCACATGCTGGATTTATGATGGCAGCGATTTTAATTGGTACGACTCAAGCCAATACAGCGCTCTTCTTATACTGGATTTTGTTTATGTTTACCAACTTGGGTGCATTTACAATGCTTTGGATTGTCAGACACCCTAAAAACCTTTGGGATGAGCGTTATCAACATCCGTATGCGAAGTTCTCAGGTTTGGTTAAAATCATGCCTACAACAGCAACGATAATGGGTATTTTTATGTTTGCTCTTGCGGGCATGCCTCCATTTTCTGTCTTTTGGGGTAAGCTTTATCTTATTAGTGCAGCCATTAACAGTGAGTATATTTCATTGGCCATTATTATTGTCCTTAATAGTGCTATTGCCATTTATTATTATATGAAGTTAGTCATCTATATGTTTTTAAAAGATCCAGATCCTGTTAGAGCTGATGCCGCACTTTATGCAACGAATGCCTCAACACCTCTTAAAGTTATTGTAGGTGTTGCCGCTATTATCACAATGTTTGCTATTGTATTTGTAGAACCTTTATTAATAATTATTACCAAATACGTTACTGCCAGCGGTTTTTAA
- the nuoI gene encoding NADH-quinone oxidoreductase subunit NuoI, with the protein MELKDFTQRNCAPGYIFFEGENVPENGWQAFKKVVKRSLKGELFVGLWIVFREMIRFDIHTIQYPAQKYEMSPRYRAIHRLLRLFESGSERCIGCGLCEKICISNCIRMDTHIDEKSRKMVSEYSINFGRCIFCGYCAEVCPELAIVHGVEYENASEQRAHFGLKEDMLTPLDTFKAKQQKEFPGFGALSDNADDNVKQTPLAY; encoded by the coding sequence ATGGAACTAAAAGATTTTACACAACGAAATTGTGCCCCTGGATATATCTTTTTTGAGGGTGAAAATGTACCTGAAAATGGTTGGCAAGCTTTTAAGAAAGTGGTAAAAAGAAGCCTAAAAGGTGAGCTTTTTGTGGGGCTTTGGATTGTATTTCGAGAGATGATTCGTTTTGATATTCATACGATTCAGTATCCTGCCCAAAAATATGAGATGAGCCCACGTTATCGTGCTATTCATCGTTTACTTCGCTTATTTGAAAGTGGCAGTGAACGCTGCATCGGGTGTGGGTTGTGTGAGAAAATTTGTATTTCAAATTGTATTCGCATGGACACACATATTGATGAAAAAAGCCGTAAAATGGTGAGTGAGTACAGCATTAACTTCGGGCGGTGCATCTTTTGCGGGTATTGCGCTGAAGTGTGTCCTGAACTTGCGATTGTACACGGGGTAGAGTATGAAAATGCCAGCGAGCAACGAGCTCATTTTGGCCTTAAAGAGGATATGTTAACACCACTTGATACTTTTAAAGCCAAACAACAAAAAGAGTTTCCAGGATTTGGTGCATTAAGTGATAATGCCGATGACAATGTAAAACAAACACCATTAGCGTATTGA
- a CDS encoding DUF7494 domain-containing protein: MKYILIFLLASVQLLALDIVLNSGKENKSNYAILHVIDAKPFLCQTIPDALDKKHYICKISRPINKPIESKKMKLAELDFYEKDGDFYITIDPKVDSKLVPVEESLYDTSEILSKPTETLYSHWTILLQEKPLYQEKEVLDGLDFPVEFPKYQKPYIGALDLNGAPISYAQSKDIQLYLDIKQSYESGDYDSVVKDVKRVLTLFPNSIFRSELELYQMRSMDKVLSAKGEDKTDTLSFNENDIINVAKRWSKEFASDENIPEVLMLMTKAYLKTNSKSDANYALDILVGEHSDSPFTKRAILLYADNLFLKKEKDKAMKLYLDVLFSAQDLDIASEAAIRLSDHQMDAGKMKEAKEYLLKVLNVNAQYLLKDKEASYKLARRLFEHHLYDLAAKITDLLLENTPKKADNRELLLKESGDWHAKANEVEVAHARYQEYLADYKNSGEYVQEVTESLDELFFKLNENNETKLANYYDKLIETYNNEIGQKALLEKAKLLLKQKRYEEVLKLQKDLEKLSDRYEIKPEELIYEAAKSLALQELLKDECQNTVGLIEEYKLQLNEPQYEEKLFQCFMRVSRYDRAKEISDTHLKDAQLISRYAWSQKQVQVLFKMGKYQDALAFKEDLKTLSFTLREKIGLETIRDLFFSLTKLKNLEGAASLAESIKILYPDESSNLDIYYEIVKMANDAKNDLLLVTYAQTSIEMQKKFKSNALSPELEFMYIDALKRLGRDQEALTLAEGLLPQSLVPKDKIRLFYQAGELSLKLQDSNKAKSYFTQCVSINDNSSWKNICQQNLDLIP; the protein is encoded by the coding sequence ATGAAATACATATTAATCTTCCTTTTAGCATCAGTACAACTTCTCGCCCTGGATATTGTTTTAAACAGTGGTAAAGAGAACAAATCAAATTATGCTATTTTACATGTAATCGATGCAAAGCCCTTTCTCTGCCAAACTATACCGGATGCTCTTGATAAAAAACACTATATTTGTAAAATAAGCCGACCTATTAATAAACCCATAGAATCAAAAAAAATGAAGCTTGCGGAACTTGATTTTTACGAGAAAGATGGTGACTTTTATATTACGATAGATCCTAAAGTTGATTCAAAATTAGTGCCTGTTGAAGAGAGCTTATACGATACCAGTGAAATTTTAAGTAAACCTACAGAAACATTATATTCCCACTGGACAATTTTATTGCAAGAAAAACCTTTATATCAAGAAAAAGAGGTTTTAGATGGACTGGATTTCCCTGTAGAATTTCCTAAATATCAAAAACCTTATATAGGGGCACTTGATCTTAATGGTGCACCTATTTCTTATGCGCAAAGTAAAGATATTCAACTTTATTTAGATATTAAGCAATCGTATGAGAGCGGTGATTATGACAGTGTTGTTAAAGATGTGAAACGTGTTTTAACACTATTTCCTAACTCCATTTTTCGCAGTGAATTAGAACTTTATCAGATGCGCTCTATGGACAAGGTCTTAAGTGCAAAGGGCGAAGATAAAACTGATACTTTATCCTTTAATGAAAATGACATTATTAATGTCGCGAAAAGGTGGAGTAAAGAGTTTGCTAGCGATGAAAATATTCCTGAAGTTTTAATGTTGATGACAAAAGCCTATTTGAAAACGAATTCGAAATCAGATGCAAATTATGCGCTTGATATTTTAGTAGGAGAACATTCCGATAGTCCTTTCACCAAACGTGCAATTTTACTGTATGCTGATAATCTTTTCCTTAAAAAAGAGAAAGATAAAGCGATGAAACTTTACTTAGATGTTCTCTTCAGCGCACAAGATTTAGACATTGCTTCAGAAGCAGCGATTCGTTTGAGTGACCACCAAATGGATGCGGGCAAAATGAAAGAAGCCAAAGAGTATTTGCTTAAAGTGCTCAATGTGAATGCCCAATATTTACTCAAAGATAAAGAGGCAAGTTATAAATTAGCACGAAGGCTTTTTGAACATCACCTTTATGATTTAGCGGCTAAGATTACAGATTTGTTGTTAGAAAATACCCCTAAAAAAGCAGATAATCGAGAGTTGCTTCTTAAAGAGAGTGGGGATTGGCATGCCAAAGCCAATGAAGTAGAAGTGGCTCATGCACGCTATCAAGAGTATTTGGCAGATTATAAGAATAGTGGTGAGTATGTTCAAGAGGTAACAGAGAGTTTGGATGAACTCTTTTTTAAACTGAATGAAAATAATGAAACAAAACTGGCTAATTATTATGATAAATTAATTGAGACGTATAACAATGAAATTGGGCAAAAAGCATTGTTAGAAAAAGCAAAATTACTGCTCAAACAAAAACGTTATGAAGAGGTATTAAAGTTACAAAAAGATCTTGAGAAGCTATCCGATCGTTATGAAATTAAACCTGAAGAGTTGATTTATGAAGCGGCAAAATCTCTTGCGTTGCAAGAGCTCCTCAAAGATGAGTGTCAAAATACAGTTGGACTTATAGAAGAGTATAAACTTCAACTCAATGAACCGCAATATGAAGAGAAATTGTTTCAATGTTTTATGCGTGTTTCACGTTATGATCGAGCCAAAGAGATTTCAGATACACATCTTAAAGATGCACAACTAATCAGTCGTTACGCATGGTCACAAAAACAGGTTCAAGTGCTTTTTAAAATGGGAAAATATCAAGATGCTCTTGCCTTCAAAGAAGATCTGAAAACACTTTCCTTTACATTGCGAGAAAAAATTGGGTTGGAGACAATTCGTGACCTCTTCTTCTCGTTGACAAAACTTAAAAATCTAGAAGGTGCAGCCTCACTTGCTGAGAGTATTAAAATTCTCTATCCTGATGAATCAAGCAATTTGGATATTTATTACGAAATTGTCAAAATGGCCAATGATGCTAAAAATGATCTTCTTCTTGTGACATATGCACAAACGAGTATTGAAATGCAAAAGAAGTTTAAATCCAATGCTCTTAGCCCAGAATTGGAGTTTATGTACATAGATGCACTCAAACGATTGGGACGCGACCAAGAAGCACTCACGCTTGCGGAAGGACTCTTGCCACAGTCTTTAGTCCCCAAGGATAAAATACGACTCTTCTATCAAGCAGGAGAGTTAAGTTTAAAATTACAAGATTCGAACAAAGCCAAATCTTACTTTACACAATGTGTCTCTATTAACGATAACAGCTCATGGAAGAATATCTGCCAACAAAATCTTGATCTCATACCATAA
- the nuoL gene encoding NADH-quinone oxidoreductase subunit L, translating to MALFAARPKMLITGIIASLLIATSMVASFVLLINVNTYGPLHVTMMDWIAAGNLEVPFGFVVDEVSVIMMVTVTLVSTIVHVYSIGYMDHDKSFNRFFSYLSAFVFSMMILVMSDNFVGLFIGWEGVGLCSWLLIGFWYERHSASWAANEAFIMNRIADLGMLMGLFLIYWTVGSFQYDDVFASVKTMDPVLLATIGLFLFIGAMGKSAQFPLHTWLADAMEGPTPVSALIHAATMVTAGVYLVIRCGEMYTLIPDVGFAIASLGAFVAVFAASMALVNNDLKRIIAYSTLSQLGYMFVAAGLGAYWIALFHLMTHAFFKSLLFLGAGNVMHAMHDELNIKKMGGLYGSMKATAILMSVASVALAGIYPFAGFFSKDKILEVAFNEGAYFLWFALFIGAGLTAFYSFRLVMLVFFGEKEYVKYGLHPHDAQPFVIYAMLPLGLLAVVAGFLEHTFEGFVTRLLAQYEIHIAHGTEALLIAGTLGIAMSGIAFAVFMYKRGGFPKSWEESVGYKLLSNQYYIPKLYELYIMRPFTSIARFAWLKIDTKIVDFTVDLIAKIVYSTGQNARKMQSGNLSDMLRWMVVGMVVLLALALFL from the coding sequence GTGGCTCTTTTTGCGGCACGTCCAAAGATGCTCATTACGGGAATTATTGCTTCTTTACTTATTGCTACATCAATGGTTGCATCTTTTGTTTTATTGATCAATGTGAACACCTATGGCCCTTTACATGTAACGATGATGGACTGGATTGCAGCTGGTAATCTAGAGGTTCCTTTCGGCTTTGTTGTAGACGAAGTTTCCGTGATTATGATGGTGACTGTAACCTTGGTTTCAACCATTGTTCATGTTTATTCAATTGGCTATATGGATCATGACAAAAGTTTTAACCGTTTTTTCTCTTACCTGTCAGCCTTTGTTTTTTCAATGATGATTTTGGTTATGAGTGATAACTTTGTAGGTCTTTTTATCGGATGGGAAGGTGTGGGTCTTTGTTCATGGTTACTCATTGGTTTTTGGTACGAAAGGCACTCCGCTTCTTGGGCAGCTAATGAAGCATTTATTATGAACCGCATCGCCGATCTGGGAATGCTTATGGGGCTTTTCCTTATTTATTGGACTGTTGGCTCATTTCAATACGATGATGTTTTTGCGAGTGTCAAAACGATGGATCCGGTACTTCTTGCAACAATTGGATTGTTTTTATTCATTGGTGCAATGGGTAAATCAGCACAGTTTCCACTCCACACATGGCTTGCCGATGCTATGGAAGGTCCAACACCTGTTTCGGCATTGATTCATGCGGCAACAATGGTAACAGCAGGTGTTTATTTGGTTATTCGCTGTGGTGAAATGTATACATTGATTCCAGACGTTGGCTTTGCCATCGCATCTTTAGGCGCTTTCGTAGCGGTTTTTGCCGCTTCAATGGCATTGGTCAATAATGACCTTAAACGCATTATCGCTTACTCAACGCTTTCACAACTGGGGTATATGTTTGTAGCTGCAGGACTTGGCGCTTACTGGATTGCACTTTTCCATTTGATGACACACGCTTTCTTTAAATCGTTGCTCTTTTTAGGGGCAGGTAACGTTATGCACGCGATGCATGATGAGCTTAACATCAAAAAGATGGGTGGACTTTATGGCTCGATGAAAGCAACGGCTATCTTAATGAGTGTGGCTTCTGTAGCATTGGCAGGTATCTATCCGTTTGCAGGATTTTTTTCCAAAGATAAAATTTTGGAAGTTGCCTTCAATGAAGGTGCATACTTTTTATGGTTTGCGCTCTTTATAGGAGCGGGATTGACCGCCTTTTACAGTTTTCGTTTAGTCATGCTCGTTTTCTTTGGTGAGAAAGAGTACGTGAAATACGGATTACATCCGCATGATGCACAACCTTTTGTCATTTATGCGATGCTTCCATTAGGGCTTTTAGCCGTTGTTGCAGGATTTTTAGAGCATACCTTTGAAGGTTTTGTAACTCGCCTTTTAGCGCAGTATGAAATTCACATTGCACATGGAACGGAAGCTTTACTGATTGCTGGAACATTAGGCATTGCGATGAGTGGTATTGCCTTTGCGGTTTTTATGTACAAGCGGGGTGGTTTTCCAAAGTCATGGGAAGAGAGTGTAGGTTATAAGTTACTCAGTAATCAATACTACATTCCTAAACTATATGAACTTTACATTATGCGTCCTTTTACTTCTATTGCACGGTTTGCATGGTTGAAAATAGATACAAAGATTGTAGATTTCACAGTGGATTTAATTGCTAAAATAGTGTATTCAACAGGGCAAAATGCCCGGAAAATGCAAAGCGGAAATCTTTCTGATATGCTCAGATGGATGGTTGTAGGTATGGTTGTTTTACTTGCTCTTGCACTTTTTTTATAG
- a CDS encoding NADH-quinone oxidoreductase subunit J, with amino-acid sequence MYEIIAFYVFATLTIGMFGIVVMSSNALYAMSALAGGMIFISGFFFILDAEFLGVVQIVVYSGAIMALYAFGMMFFDTTRDVSEKMRSKKIAYTLSVISAILVVTILCAPLASEEIEAMYPSIDTVGNVQMIGVVLFTKYLVPFELAAIMLLVAMIAGIVLASKRMDEYLAMEENEIEYPKETK; translated from the coding sequence ATGTATGAAATTATAGCGTTTTATGTTTTTGCCACACTCACCATCGGTATGTTTGGAATTGTGGTGATGAGCTCTAACGCACTCTATGCCATGAGTGCCTTAGCCGGTGGAATGATTTTTATCTCAGGTTTCTTTTTTATTTTAGATGCCGAGTTCTTAGGAGTGGTTCAAATCGTCGTTTATTCGGGTGCGATTATGGCTCTGTACGCATTTGGTATGATGTTTTTTGATACAACTCGTGATGTCAGTGAAAAAATGCGTTCCAAAAAAATTGCCTATACGCTTTCTGTAATCAGTGCAATTCTAGTCGTGACGATTTTATGTGCACCGTTAGCATCTGAAGAGATTGAAGCCATGTATCCATCTATTGACACTGTTGGTAATGTACAAATGATCGGTGTGGTTCTCTTTACCAAATATTTAGTTCCATTTGAGTTAGCGGCTATTATGCTTTTAGTAGCAATGATTGCGGGTATTGTGCTTGCGAGTAAGCGCATGGATGAATACTTAGCTATGGAAGAGAATGAAATCGAATATCCAAAGGAGACTAAATGA